The proteins below come from a single Aegilops tauschii subsp. strangulata cultivar AL8/78 chromosome 6, Aet v6.0, whole genome shotgun sequence genomic window:
- the LOC109751006 gene encoding desmethyl-deoxy-podophyllotoxin synthase, producing MEQWAYYHCLFLALLLPLLLLKLNSKRGGVRLPPGPWRLPVIGSLQHLAGNPLVHRVMADLARRLDAPLMYLKLGEVPVVVATSPEAAREIMRTHDVVFATRPWSPTVKIMNAEGQGLIFARYGALWRQLRKICILELLSARRVQSFRHIREDEVGRLLAAVAAVPPGEPVNVSERIAVLITDSAVRAMIGDRFKRREEFLQTLDEGVKLVAGFNLGDLFPSSRLASFISGTARLAEENHRKSFELMEYAIQQHEQQRAAASANDDGGEDLVDTLLRIRKEGGLDVPLTMGMIKAVILDLFGAGSETSATTLQWAMSELMRYPNVMRKAQAEVRKNLQGKHKVTEDDLANLKYLRLVIKETMRLHPAAPLLLPREAMEPCKILGYDIPKGTTVLVNAWAIGRDPKHWEDPEEFKPERFKSGMVDFKGTNFEYIPFGAGRRMCPGMTFAQASMEIVLASLLYHFDWELPSGVKPDGLDMTEEMGLTVRRKNDLYLHAVVHVPLI from the exons ATGGAGCAATGGGCGTACTACCATTGCCTCTTCCTggctctcctcctccctctcctgctGCTCAAGCTCAACAGCAAGCGTGGCGGCGTGCGTCTGCCACCCGGTCCGTGGCGGCTGCCGGTCATCGGCAGCCTGCAGCACCTCGCCGGCAACCCGCTCGTGCACCGCGTCATGGCCGACCTCGCGCGCCGGCTGGACGCGCCGCTCATGTACCTCAAGCTCGGCGAGGTGCCCGTGGTGGTGGCCACGTCCCCGGAGGCCGCCCGCGAGATCATGCGGACGCACGACGTCGTCTTCGCGACGCGGCCGTGGAGCCCCACCGTCAAGATCATGAACGCCGAGGGGCAAGGCCTGATATTCGCGCGCTACGGTGCGTTGTGGCGCCAGCTCCGCAAGATCTGCATCCTGGAGCTGCTCAGCGCGCGCCGCGTGCAGTCGTTCCGCCATATCAGAGAGGACGAGGTCGGACGCCTCCTGGCCGCTGTTGCCGCGGTGCCGCCCGGGGAGCCCGTGAACGTGAGCGAGCGGATCGCCGTGCTCATCACCGACTCGGCGGTGCGCGCCATGATTGGGGACAGGTTTAAGAGGCGGGAGGAGTTCTTGCAGACTCTCGACGAAGGGGTCAAGCTCGTCGCCGGGTTCAACCTCGGCGACCTCTTCCCGTCGTCGCGCCTCGCCAGCTTCATCAGCGGCACGGCGCGGCTGGCCGAGGAGAACCACCGCAAGAGCTTCGAGCTCATGGAGTACGCGATCCAGCAGCACGAGCAGCAGAGGGCCGCCGCCTCAGCGAACGATGACGGAGGAGAGGACCTAGTGGACACGCTCTTGAGGATACGCAAGGAAGGTGGCCTCGACGTGCCTCTTACCATGGGCATGATCAAAGCAGTTATACTG GATCTATTTGGTGCCGGGAGTGAGACTTCAGCTACCACACTTCAGTGGGCCATGTCGGAGCTCATGAGGTACCCAAACGTGATGCGGAAAGCACAAGCTGAAGTACGCAAAAACCTCCAAGGAAAACATAAGGTGACTGAGGATGACTTGGCCAATCTCAAGTACCTTAGACTCGTCATCAAGGAGACAATGAGGTTGCATCCAGCCGCGCCATTGCTTCTCCCTAGAGAGGCCATGGAGCCTTGCAAAATTCTCGGGTACGACATACCCAAGGGCACCACGGTGTTGGTGAATGCATGGGCGATCGGCAGGGATCCTAAGCATTGGGAGGATCCTGAGGAGTTCAAGCCGGAGAGATTCAAGTCCGGAATGGTCGACTTCAAAGGCACAAACTTCGAGTACATACCGTTCGGGGCAGGCAGGAGAATGTGCCCTGGAATGACATTTGCGCAGGCCAGCATGGAGATTGTGCTCGCCTCACTTCTCTACCACTTTGACTGGGAGCTCCCAAGTGGGGTTAAGCCAGATGGGCTAGACATGACCGAGGAGATGGGTCTCACCGTCCGGCGAAAGAACGACTTGTATCTGCACGCCGTGGTCCATGTACCCCTGATTTGA